One genomic segment of Hydra vulgaris chromosome 14, alternate assembly HydraT2T_AEP includes these proteins:
- the LOC100200439 gene encoding exonuclease 3'-5' domain-containing protein 2, with the protein MNVLFEDTFNLFFKCDATFAFISLTIAITLYKVFSKFKSFKASKKDNLICLNEVVKFPFSVYDENTKIVTTNESDDIPSLIKTVFQNVIIYVLNKAEDCNVVLECFQENLHFVGLDCEWVSNEKNYVALIQLSLGTTCLIYRIPQSTTNEEFPFQLKKLLENQKILKFGVAIYEDVRRLHSHGVTVRGFVDLRILAQRCLPVITTKNPEDENKYKGMGLQSLSYKLLNMNLDKSRNIQCSNWHETDLSKEQILYAAKDAIASLEVFYALVISRKYLQVNFDSNSLFFISTLKSNIYIKGDVYKYCHNEDKLINEFNIQYNLTQPSAFLVEMACSMCQGIVGLNFKQKNVKLNSKVSKTVVMKEKVFKHPCREKPLYENCYLLAPDGKILATINQNKAKWYLQKGLGFIDCEEPFTVRLLFQPHYGTSSDDGEYYTTVKQNVCVVCGRSENLVRKMVVPHDYRKHFPVELKGHTSHDVLLLCLHCHRTAQHADDALRQELATKHLAPLGTKERMILIDNPVLLKIRSAAKALFNQKSKIPYLRKIELETIIKDYYGVETISENLLRDALNMNVKITNESFQYLHGEKVVKDIIREDRLFNFIRMWRQHFLDVMQPKYMPELWSVDHNIQKYDNLKKAV; encoded by the exons aTGAATGTTTTGTTTGAAGAtactttcaatttattttttaaatgtgacgCAACGTTTGCTTTTATTTCACTAACTATTgcaataacattatataaagttttttcaaaattcaaatctTTCAAAGCATCAAAAAAAGACAACTTGATATGTTTAAATGAAGTTGTAAAATTCCCTTTTTCAGTCTACGATGAAAATACCAAAATAGTTACAACAAATGAATCCGATGATATCCCGAGTTTAAtcaaaactgtttttcaaaatgttattatatatgtCTTAAACAAAGCAGAAGATTGTAATGTCGTTTTAGAATGTTTTCAAGAAAACTTGCATTTTGTTGGGCTTGATTGTGAATgggtttcaaatgaaaaaaactatgtGGCTCTTATACAATTATCTTTAGGAACAACTTGTCTTATTTATAGAATCCCTCAGTCGACTACTAACGAAGAGTTTCCTTTTCAACTAAAGAAGCTGCttgaaaaccaaaaaattttaaaatttggtgtAGCTATTTATGAAGATGTTCGAAGACTGCATTCCCATGGTGTTACAGTAAGAGGTTTTGTTGATTTAAGGATTTTAGCTCAAAGATGTTTACCAGTTATCACGACAAAAAATCCTGAAGATGAAAATAA ATATAAAGGAATGGGGTTGCAATCATTgtcatataaattattaaatatgaatCTTGATAAATCTCGAAATATACAGTGCAGTAACTGGCATGAAACAGATCTCTCAAAGGAACAAATTCTTTATGCAGCAAAAGATGCAATAGCATCACTTGAAGTATTTTATGCTCTGGTTATTTCACGCAAATATCTCCAAGTCAATTTTGATtctaacagtttattttttatctcgacattaaaatcaaatatttatataaagggAGATGTATACAAGTATTGTCATAATGAAGATAAGTTAATAAATGAGTTTAATATTCAATACAACTTAACTCAACCATCAGCTTTTTTAGTTGAAATGGCATGCTCTATGTGTCAAGGTATTGTGGGTTTgaactttaagcaaaaaaacGTTAAACTTAACAGCAAAGTGAGTAAAACAGTTGTAATGAAagagaaagtttttaaacatcCTTGTCGTGAAAAACCATTGTATGAAAACTGCTATCTGTTAGCTCCAGATGGTAAAATTTTAGCCACTATCAATCAAAATAAAGCTAAATGGTATTTGCAAAAAGGTTTAG GTTTTATTGACTGTGAGGAACCTTTCACTGTACGTCTTTTATTTCAACCACATTATGGTACTTCATCAGATGATGGCGAATACTATACTACAGTTAAACAAAATGTGTGCGTAGTCTGTGGAAGGAGTGAAAATTTGGTCCGTAAAATGGTTGTACCACATGATTATCGTAAGCATTTTCCTGTGGAGCTTAAAGGTCACACTTCTCATGATGTGCTACTATTATGCTTACATTGTCATAG AACTGCGCAGCATGCTGATGATGCCCTTCGCCAAGAGCTTGCGACCAAACATCTTGCACCACTTGGTACAAAAGAAAGAATGATTCTTATAGATAACCCTGTTTTACTTAAAATTCGCTCGGCAGCCAAAGctctttttaatcaaaaatcaaaaattccaTACCTCAGAAAGATTGAGCTAGAAACTATCATAAAAGATTATTATGGTGTTGAGACAATAAGCGAAAATTTGCTGCGTGATGCTTTGAACATGAATGTAAAAATAACTAACGAATCTTTTCAGTACCTTCATGGGGAAAAGGTTGTAAAAGATATTATTCGGGAGGACcgtttgttcaattttattcgCATGTGGCGTCAGCATTTTCTTGACGTAATGCAACCAAAGTACATGCCTGAGCTATGGTCTGTTGATCATAACATACAAAAATatgataatcttaaaaaagcaGTTTAG